One part of the Denticeps clupeoides chromosome 16, fDenClu1.1, whole genome shotgun sequence genome encodes these proteins:
- the LOC114765869 gene encoding neuronal acetylcholine receptor subunit alpha-7-like, with the protein MWAGPGWPSRIQASPTPPAASFSTMSAWSSTTLCIALTACLWRASQQGEHQRRLYTNLMKNYNPLERPVFNDSHSLTVNFSFSLMQIMDVDEKNQVLTTNIWLQLYWNDYYLQWNTSEYPGVSTVRFPDSQIWTPDILLYNSADERFDATFHTNVLVSSTGACQYLPPGIFKSTCYIDVRWFPFDVQRCDLKFGSWTYGGWSLDLQMIEADITGYIANGEWDLVEVPGRRNVRFYDCCKEPYPDVTFTVVMRRRTLYYGLNLLIPCVLISTLALLVFLLPADSGEKISLGITVLLSLTVFMLLVAEIMPATSDSVPLIAQYFATTMVIVGLSVIATVWVLQYHYHDPDGGKMPKWTRVVLLNWCAWFLRMKRPGEDRVRSACHNKHPRGSLSSVDLNISTGVPQSLNGNMVYIGFRGLDGSNYATSPDSGVVCGRLVGTSEDEALLPGGQATGSSVSSAEPDLGKILEEVRYITKRFRDQDQEESLCSEWKFAASVIDRLCLMAFSLFTTLCTIGILMSAPNFVEAISKDFFT; encoded by the exons ATGTGGGCGGGTCCCGGATGGCCCAGCCGCATACAGGCGAGCCCCACCCCTCCAGCGGCTTCATTCAGCACCATGTCCGCGTGGAGCAGCACCACTCTCTGCATCGCACTCACAGCCTGCCTCTGGAGGG CTTCCCAGCAAGGCGAGCACCAGCGCAGGTTGTACACGAACCTGATGAAAAACTACAACCCTCTGGAGCGACCTGTATTTAACGATTCCCATTCCCTCACCGTCAATTTCAGCTTTAGCCTCATGCAGATCATGGATGTG GATGAGAAGAACCAAGTTCTGACAACAAACATATGGTTACAGCTG TACTGGAATGATTACTATCTTCAGTGGAACACGTCGGAATACCCCGGTGTCAGTACTGTCCGCTTTCCTGACAGTCAAATTTGGACGCCAGACATCTTATTGTATAACAG TGCTGATGAGAGATTTGATGCCACATTTCACACCAATGTGCTGGTgagctccacgggcgcctgccAGTACTTGCCACCAG GTATCTTTAAGAGCACCTGTTACATTGATGTCCGCTGGTTCCCTTTTGATGTTCAGCGATGTGACCTGAAGTTTGGGTCCTGGACATATGGGGGGTGGTCCTTAGATCTGCAGATGATTGAAGCTGACATCACAGGCTACATTGCCAATGGAGAGTGGGATCTTGTGG AGGTTCCAGGCAGGAGGAACGTGAGGTTCTACGACTGCTGTAAGGAGCCATATCCAGACGTGACGTTCACAGTGGTGATGCGGCGGCGCACGCTGTACTATGGCCTGAACCTCCTCATCCCCTGCGTGCTCATCTCCACGCTGGCCCTGCTCGTCTTCCTGCTCCCTGCCGATTCGGGGGAGAagatctcccttg GTATAACGGTGTTGTTGTCCCTGACGGTGTTTATGCTCCTGGTGGCAGAGATCATGCCAGCCACATCTGACTCTGTGCCTTTAATAG CCCAGTATTTTGCCACCACCATGGTCATTGTTGGTCTGTCTGTGATTGCAACTGTGTGGGTTCTGCAGTACCATTACCACGATCCTGATGGAGGGAAAATGCCTAAATGG ACTCGCGTGGTCCTGTTAAACTGGTGCGCCTGGTTCCTGCGGATGAAGCGTCCAGGGGAGGACCGTGTCCGCTCAGCCTGCCACAACAAACATCCCAGGGGCAGTCTGTCTAGCGTGGACCTCAACATTAGCACTGGTGTCCCCCAGTCCCTCAATGGCAACATGGTCTACATTGGCTTCCGTGGCCTAGACGGTTCAAACTACGCCACATCGCCTGACTCGGGCGTGGTCTGTGGCAGACTGGTGGGCACCAGTGAGGATGAGGCCTTGTTGCCTGGAGGACAGGCAACGGGCTCATCTGTGAGCAGTGCTGAGCCTGACCTGGGCAAGATCCTGGAGGAGGTGCGCTACATCACTAAGCGCTTCCGCGATCAAGACCAGGAGGAGTCACTCTGCAGCGAGTGGAAGTTTGCCGCCTCTGTCATCGACCGTTTATGCCTCATGGCcttctccctcttcaccaccctctgcaCAATCGGCATCCTCATGTCAGCTCCCAACTTTGTAGAGGCTATCTCCAAAGATTTCTTCACCTAA